The Sphingomonas aliaeris genomic interval GAATTGCCCGTGCTTGCCGGTGACGGAAGTCTCGTATCCGAGCTTCGCCAGCTCGGCGCGGAACTGGGCATGGTACGCCGCGCCGATCGTGGTGTTGTTCTTCCACAGTTGGCCGTTGTGGAGCGCTTGCCAGGCACCGTTGGCCATCTTGGTCATATTCGCGACCAGCACATGAATGTGGCCCTGCGGATCCAGCGCGCGGCTCGTGTCGTGCTGGAACAGGGCATAGACGAGGTTGCCGGTCCGGACCGGCTCGCCCGACTTCGTCCGCTCGTAGGTCCGGCCCTCTGCGAACTTCTGCTCCACCCAGGTCATGGTCGTTTTGACGGCGGTCATGTGCGCCGCGAGCACCCGCTCGTCGCCCGCGACATATGCGAGGATGCTAGCCGACTTCGGCATCGAAAATGTCAGGTCGACGCCGGACTGTCGGTTCTGGACCTGCCCGACCTTTTCGCCATCGGGCAGCTCACCGTTGAGGATCTTCTCGAAAGCCTCCTTGGTGACTTCGCCCTTGAGGCCGACCTCCGCCGCGCCGACACCGCCCCAAGCCGTCGCCTCGGACGAGTGCTCGGCCGTGTAATAGTCGTCCTTGGCGAAGTAGTTCGCCGCACCAGACGCCGACTTGACGGAAGCGACCGACAGCATGGATCAGTCCCCCATCCCGTAGCCGTCGTCGAGCCCGTGATCATGGTCGTGGCCGTGATGGTGGTGGTCCCGATTGTCGACCGCGATGCCGTCGCGTAGCTCGCGGATGACCTGGTCCTCCTGCCGATCTTCACGGACGGTATCGCCTGTGCGATCGGCCGATCGTTCGGCGCCTGCCGACCGACCCATCTCCGGCCCATCCTGACCAGATCGTGCGCCGGTCACGGCATTCCCCATCCCGGCCATCATGGGGGCACGGGCCGCACGGCCGTCCAGAGCCGCGGGAGTCAACGAGCCCTGCTGAGGACCTGGTGACACGCCGCGCTGCCCTGAAGTCATGGTCTGCTCACCAGTCCCGCCTGGCTGCGGGATGGCCAAGGTCGTCAAAGCCTGGGATTGATTGATCTCGATCCCAGCAGCGGCTCTCTCAGCCTCGCTACGCTCCCGCTGTGGTTCCGGCTTCTCCAGCACCGGTTCCGCCCCATTCACCGGCCGATTGGGCACATGCTCCGTGCCACCCTCGCCACCCTCATCCGCGCGCTTGGCCCTGCGACGCCGGTCTTCCGGCGAGACGTATTCTGTCGGCTTGAACTCGGGCCGTGGTTCGAACCCGACGGCCACATCGGGATAACTCTTCCATTGGAGCTCGACGCGCGTCGCGGGGAAGCCGTCCGGGAACTTCACGAAGCCGCGCAGCGACGGAAGATTGTTGATGTCATCGGGTATGACGAGCGGCTCGATCGCTTTGCGGGGCGTCAGCGTCGAGGCGTCGCGGGTATTGTTGTAGCCGTAGCTATAGGCCTCATCCATCTGCCGCACTTCGCGGCTTCCGATGAACTCCGAGCACTTCTCGGCGGTGGTCCGATCGGCCGTCGCCAAGATTAGCTTGGTGCGCGCCAAACCGGTCAGCGCGGTCGCGTTCTGGAGGCCGTAGGTGGATACCAGCTTATCGAATGAGTGGATGCCGAGGACGAACGCTCCCCCGTAATTTCGGGCGCTCTGCAGGCCGTGCTCGATGGCAGGCAGCGCGTGGAGGGCGTGGACCTCGTCGAAGAGATACCAGGTGCGCAGATCGCGTGTCTTGGGCAACCGCATCAGATTGTTGACGGCGAGGTCCATCCAGAGGGTGAACAGGCCGCGCGTCAGTTCCAGGTCGTTGTAGCTGCCCGTGATGAACATGATCGATCCGTCTCGGTGCTGGGTCGAGATCCAATCGCGGATCGAGAAGGCTGGCGGGCCGCCTGGAACAGGGTCTGGCATGAACCGGAGAGCTTGACCGTTGACGTTCAGGACCGACCGGATCGACTCTGCCATGCGCGCCGCCTTCTCGGTCGTCAGCGGCCCGGCGACGGTGTCTTCCAGCTTGGAGTGTATCGACTTCAGGTCTGCCTGCATCAGATGGTGAGCGATGGCTGCGTTATTGGTCTCGCCGAGCTCCTGGAGCTTGATGCACATCTCGATGAAGAGCATCCGCGCTGCGTTCTGCCAGAAGGGCTCCTTGTCGTCCGGATGGGAGGGAATGAGGGCGGCTGCGGCCGAGACGAAGTCGGCATAGTTCCGGCACTCATCGAACAACGTCCAGGGCGCGCAACGTGCGTCCATCGGGTTCAGGACGATGTCGGTCTCGGGGTTGTAGAATGCCTCCATGAAGGCACCGGTGAGGTCGAAGATGACCGCGCGATGACGCCGCTTGCGAAGCTGATTGACCAGCGACCGAAGCTGGGTCGTCTTGCCGGTGCCGGTCGTGCCGATCATCATGGTGTGGCTCTGTTCGAGGCGCCATGGATAGGGGATGCCAGCGATTGAATAGGGCGTGTGGATGCCGAGGTCGACGCGGTCGGGAAGGCTCAGCTGGGCGACCATCGCCGGGTTGCGCTGAGGCGTGCCTGAGCGGCATTCCTGGCTGAACTGGTCCTGATTATGGGCCTTGATCTCGCGGACGAGGACAGGTCGCTCGACCAGCATGGCGCCGCGCTCGTGACGCTCTTTGAGAATGTCACTGCCGCGTTTGTTCGCCCAGGTGATGAACCACATGATGACGGGTGCCGCGACGATGGACGCGATCACAAAGGTCGCCCACACGATCCGCCAGGTCTTCTCCCACGATTCGACAACGGCCGGATGGTACGGGACGTAGCCCATGGGGAGATGGACCATCTTCCCGCCGGGAAGGGTGAGGTTGATGAGGTGGTATTTGTCGCCACCGACCCAGGTCCACAGCGTGGAGTAGCACCGCATAAGGTCTAGCTGGAACTCGTGCTCCTTGAGGCCGAGCCAGATGAATATGTTGAACACCACAACCGCGACGCCGACCCAGATCCAGAGCGGGATTTTGATGCCTGCCCATGTCATCTGATACTGGTGCGAAAGCAGCTGGGAGCCGCGGGTAAAGTTGTCCGCGTTGCGGGTGATCCGACCCCTTGCGGAGGCGTGCTGGATCGTCGCTGCCTGACCGTTGAAGCGGATATCGTTCCTACGCATGGAACGTCTCCAGGCGCTGCTGGGCAGCCTCGAGGAGGGCGGGTACGGCGTCCCCGTGATCCCGGGTTATGATGACGTCGATCGCAGCCTGCATGTACTCCAGAAGGAGCACCGTCCGGGTGATGTTGAAGGTGTGGCCCGCCTCCGCGAACCGGAGCCCTTGCATGAGGGCGGCTCGCGCAGCCTCGGCCCGGGAAAACCCGCGCTTGTCAGCGATGCGATTGAGTGCTGCCCAGTCATCGCCGTTGAGGCGCAGGGTCAGTACCTGGTGCTTGTCAGTCATCCCAGTCCTCGATCTTGCCGAGGCTGGTGGGGTTTTCGCAGGCGCAGTTTCGCCGATCAATTAAGTCGATGCAAGCTGAAACGTGTATCGCTAGCGATACCGAAAGAGTGTGCAATTGCAGCGGGTTAGAGACCGCCCGGTCCATGTATCGCCAGCGATACACGGTATCGCTAGCGATACATGTGCAAAACCAATGGCTTACAACCGCGGTCGCCGCATAGGGTGTGCAAATCCTAGGGACTGTCTCGGCGGTTCTGGCTCCTCGGTGTCGGTCTTCTTGGGGTATAGCCGGGATCCGGTAGAGCAGCGCGCCGCGGGCAGTCCCTAGGGCTCAAACCCAATCAGCGGGTTGAGGCGGAGCGGCTTTCCTGATTCACTGCGGGTGTGGCTCATGGGAGGTATGGCATGGCGCTGTTCTGGTTGTCGGACGAGGCTTGGGCGGCGATCGAGCCGCACTTACCCAAGAACCAGCCTGGTGCCCGGCGCGTGGACGACCGGCGGGTGATCTCCGGCATCCTGCATGTGCTCAAAGTGGGCTGCCGCTGGTGCGACTGCCCGGCCGAGTACGGGCCATCGACGACGGTCTACAACCGCTTCAATCGCTGGTCGCACCGGGGCTTTTGGCTGAAGCTGCTCAATGCCCTGGTGGATACCGGCGCGGTCACGAAAAGTACCTCGATCGACAGCACCTACATCAAGGCGCAACGCGCGGCGTTTGGCGCAAAAGGGGGCGCTCGACGCAGGCGATCGGCCGCTCTCGCGGTGGCTGGACCACCAAGGTCCACGCGCTCACCGACGTCATCGGCCGCCCCTATGCCTTGATGCTCACCCCCGGCAATGTCAGCGACGTGAAGGCGGCACCGGCTCTTCTCGAACGCGCCGGGCGCATGCGCTACCTGCTCGGCGACAAAGGCTACGACGCCGACCGGCTGCGCCGCTCGTTGCGCGATGTAGGAGCTGTCCCCGTCATCCCGGGCCGACGCAACCGCAAGCGCACCATACGCTATGACAAGGACCGCTATCGCGGCCGACACCTCATCGAAAACGCCTTCTGCCGCCTCAAGGACTTCCGCCGCGTCGCTACCCGCTACGACAAGCTCGCCGCCAACTTCCTCTCAGGTGTTGCACTCGCAACCGCTCTCGCCTTCTGGATGTGAACGAGTCTGAACCCTAGTCGATCGGAAACGTGGGATGCGAAGCGATCCCGCACCAACGGACCCGGCTGAAAGCCAAGGTCCGTCAACCTGCCGATGGTCCAGCGTCAGCCCGGACCAGGTCATTCCATCACCGGGTCATCAGGCCCGGAACCATCGGGCTATTGTCGGCTCGTCAGTGCGCTGGCATCGTGGCCCATGGAGGCGTCATCAACGGAAAGGTTCAGCACCTTATGGCACTGAGTATCGAACAGGAACGGCAGCAGCTTGAAGCCGAAGAACAGCGGCTTGCCGATCGTCGCAAGAAGCTCCTCGAACGGGAGCGAGCGGAACGCCTGAAGCTGGTTGAGCAGTCGGGCCTATTCAAGGCCGATGGTGCCCACTTCGAGAGTATCATGACGGCGATCAAGAAGCTCGGAATCGAGGAAGTCGACAAGCGTCTGACCGCTTAACTCGGGTCTATGAATCGGGTCGACGATCGAAGCTGAAGCCCTTTCAGCAAAAAGGAGAGAGGCCGAACGGCCTCTCCCTTCACCGTCGTCATTCGGGGTCGGAGACTGGTCGCGCTGAAAGCCAGGCAGGCATAAAAAAGGGGACACCGGCAGAGCCGATGTCCCCCGACACGACCGTCCAGGTTGGAGGCATTATGCCCAGACGACGTGTACCTCGTCTTCGGTCCGTTCGACGGTCGCGAGCCGCTCCAGCTGGTCGGCGTATCGTCCCAACCCGTCGCTATCGAGCCGACTCCGTCGCGCGGGGTCGGTGACAATCGTGCGGAGCTCCGACAGCGCGATCTGGCCGCAGGAGTCCCGGTCGATGCCGACCGCGTCCAGCAACGCGTAGGCGTTGTCGTTGGACAGGTCGATCGAGGCGGAGCC includes:
- a CDS encoding ribbon-helix-helix protein, CopG family, coding for MTDKHQVLTLRLNGDDWAALNRIADKRGFSRAEAARAALMQGLRFAEAGHTFNITRTVLLLEYMQAAIDVIITRDHGDAVPALLEAAQQRLETFHA
- a CDS encoding type IV secretion system DNA-binding domain-containing protein; the protein is MRRNDIRFNGQAATIQHASARGRITRNADNFTRGSQLLSHQYQMTWAGIKIPLWIWVGVAVVVFNIFIWLGLKEHEFQLDLMRCYSTLWTWVGGDKYHLINLTLPGGKMVHLPMGYVPYHPAVVESWEKTWRIVWATFVIASIVAAPVIMWFITWANKRGSDILKERHERGAMLVERPVLVREIKAHNQDQFSQECRSGTPQRNPAMVAQLSLPDRVDLGIHTPYSIAGIPYPWRLEQSHTMMIGTTGTGKTTQLRSLVNQLRKRRHRAVIFDLTGAFMEAFYNPETDIVLNPMDARCAPWTLFDECRNYADFVSAAAALIPSHPDDKEPFWQNAARMLFIEMCIKLQELGETNNAAIAHHLMQADLKSIHSKLEDTVAGPLTTEKAARMAESIRSVLNVNGQALRFMPDPVPGGPPAFSIRDWISTQHRDGSIMFITGSYNDLELTRGLFTLWMDLAVNNLMRLPKTRDLRTWYLFDEVHALHALPAIEHGLQSARNYGGAFVLGIHSFDKLVSTYGLQNATALTGLARTKLILATADRTTAEKCSEFIGSREVRQMDEAYSYGYNNTRDASTLTPRKAIEPLVIPDDINNLPSLRGFVKFPDGFPATRVELQWKSYPDVAVGFEPRPEFKPTEYVSPEDRRRRAKRADEGGEGGTEHVPNRPVNGAEPVLEKPEPQRERSEAERAAAGIEINQSQALTTLAIPQPGGTGEQTMTSGQRGVSPGPQQGSLTPAALDGRAARAPMMAGMGNAVTGARSGQDGPEMGRSAGAERSADRTGDTVREDRQEDQVIRELRDGIAVDNRDHHHHGHDHDHGLDDGYGMGD